In Rattus norvegicus strain BN/NHsdMcwi chromosome 1, GRCr8, whole genome shotgun sequence, a genomic segment contains:
- the Rgs10 gene encoding regulator of G-protein signaling 10 isoform X4 yields the protein MQEKAKKIYMTFLSNKASSQVNVEGQSRLTEKILEEPHPLMFQKLQDQIFNLMKYDSYSRFLKSDLFLKHRRTEEEEEDPPDAQTAAKRASRIYNT from the exons ATGCAGGAAAAGGCCAAGAAGATCTACATGACCTTCCTGTCCAATAAGGCCTCTTCACAAGTCAATGTGGAGGGGCAGTCTCGGCTCACTGAAAAGATTCTGGAAGAACCACACCCTCTGATGTTCCAAAAGCTCCAGGACCAG aTCTTCAATCTCATGAAGTATGACAGCTACAGCCGCTTCTTGAAGTCTGACTTGTTTCTGAAGCACCGGCggactgaggaagaggaagaggatccTCCGGACGCTCAAACTGCAGCTAAGCGAGCTTCCAGAATCTACAACACATAA